A window from Neobacillus sp. PS3-40 encodes these proteins:
- a CDS encoding ABC transporter permease, whose translation MNILDSIQISIDSLMSHKLKSLLTMLGIIIGVASVITVVSIGQGGEAKLKNQFSGLGNNSLDIYYEPGKNEIKNSTATVELFTAEDVYELSKISEIKKVISSNDNVSKIFFNEKAQDGRVISYTDGYYDITPVELIEGRLIDHSDLQEGRKVAVITKELKERLFHDKDPINEIIEVEGTPLQIIGVYKDKTSTIIDYEKRKILVPMSIWPFLYGNDKIQMISIQAKSADTLNTAGKNAVDFLNHSKDVEGKYKVLNIKMISKNASTITDIMTAVISAIAGISLLVGGIGVMNIMLVSVTERTREIGIRKSIGATPNKILLQILIESVILTILGGVIGIVFGIGNAYIISYFTNFPSIISLPVIFGGLAFSVIIGVVFGILPANKAARLDPIEALRFE comes from the coding sequence GTGAATATATTGGATAGTATACAAATTTCAATAGACTCCCTCATGTCCCACAAGCTCAAATCTTTGTTGACTATGCTAGGTATTATTATCGGTGTAGCTTCTGTTATTACTGTAGTTTCAATTGGTCAAGGTGGAGAGGCAAAGTTAAAAAACCAATTCTCTGGCTTAGGAAATAATTCACTAGATATTTACTATGAACCAGGAAAGAATGAGATTAAGAACTCTACTGCAACAGTCGAACTCTTCACGGCTGAAGATGTGTACGAACTTAGCAAAATTTCAGAAATAAAAAAGGTCATCTCTTCTAATGACAACGTGTCCAAAATATTCTTCAATGAAAAGGCACAAGATGGCCGAGTCATTAGTTATACAGATGGTTATTATGATATTACCCCAGTAGAACTGATAGAAGGTAGACTAATAGATCATTCTGACTTACAAGAGGGTCGCAAAGTGGCGGTCATCACGAAAGAGTTAAAAGAACGATTATTCCATGACAAAGACCCCATTAATGAAATCATCGAGGTAGAGGGAACTCCTTTACAAATTATTGGCGTGTATAAAGATAAAACATCTACTATTATTGACTATGAAAAAAGAAAGATTCTAGTTCCTATGAGTATTTGGCCTTTTTTATATGGGAATGATAAAATTCAAATGATTTCAATACAAGCAAAGAGTGCAGATACACTGAACACCGCTGGTAAAAACGCTGTTGATTTCCTAAACCATTCTAAAGATGTGGAAGGGAAATACAAAGTTCTTAATATAAAAATGATCTCAAAAAATGCATCCACCATTACTGACATCATGACAGCAGTAATAAGTGCGATAGCAGGAATTTCTCTACTTGTAGGTGGAATTGGTGTGATGAATATCATGCTCGTATCTGTTACAGAAAGAACTAGAGAAATAGGGATACGAAAATCTATTGGGGCAACACCCAATAAGATCTTGCTTCAAATATTGATCGAATCCGTCATTCTCACCATCCTTGGCGGGGTTATCGGTATCGTTTTTGGAATTGGCAATGCCTATATTATTTCCTATTTCACAAACTTTCCTTCTATCATTTCACTTCCTGTTATCTTCGGAGGTTTAGCATTTTCGGTAATCATTGGGGTTGTTTTTGGAATCCTTCCTGCAAATAAAGCAGCAAGACTGGATCCAATTGAAGCTCTTAGATTTGAATAA
- a CDS encoding recombinase family protein: MNNYKIAVGYCRSSGMINPKSSIPNQIYSIKQYCEKNNIYLKKIYIDECKSGTKIKGRFQYVMLKEEIEKDNNIEMVIVAFSDRLARDSYEFIITLEEFSRKGVEFISVSENLCGTNMTPLQTVMIGIQSEMENKQRYKRINDSKLSKMHQGKYMFRDAPFGYIFNKERFLIEDKKSSPIVKHIFQKCIEGFPPGKIVKIIKEVFQHTINQRSLSGILTNKTYTGYIFKKLKSEEGKITYEQLSFVPHQNLVSLEQFERVNSIINNNSKIKRTRNFYLLSNGILLCSNCSGKMKGLKKGIYKCNTCNIQYPIEMVHQKVFELLMGKEMDLNQKNSYSNVSTHYERTLEKKQKLEKAFARAEITLKAFKSKLEQIQIEIKILHNSNEMKIKVDYSELIQKSQYRLLYQKLKNDNIQFEITEDGKISSKTI; the protein is encoded by the coding sequence ATGAATAATTATAAAATTGCAGTTGGATATTGTCGTAGTTCAGGGATGATCAATCCCAAATCCAGTATACCTAACCAAATATACTCCATAAAACAATACTGTGAGAAAAATAACATATATTTAAAAAAAATCTATATCGATGAATGCAAATCTGGAACAAAAATAAAAGGTAGATTCCAATATGTAATGCTAAAAGAAGAAATAGAAAAAGATAATAATATCGAAATGGTCATTGTAGCATTTTCTGATAGACTGGCAAGGGATTCGTATGAATTTATAATTACATTGGAGGAGTTTTCAAGGAAAGGAGTTGAATTTATTAGCGTATCAGAAAACTTGTGTGGTACAAATATGACTCCTTTACAGACAGTTATGATAGGTATTCAGTCAGAAATGGAAAATAAACAGCGATACAAAAGAATAAACGACTCTAAGTTAAGTAAGATGCATCAGGGAAAGTATATGTTCAGGGATGCCCCTTTTGGCTACATATTTAATAAAGAAAGATTTCTAATAGAAGATAAAAAATCCTCACCAATTGTAAAGCATATTTTTCAAAAGTGTATTGAAGGTTTCCCCCCAGGAAAAATTGTTAAAATTATTAAAGAAGTATTTCAACATACTATTAATCAAAGGTCACTGTCAGGGATTTTAACAAATAAAACTTATACGGGATATATTTTTAAAAAGTTGAAAAGTGAAGAAGGAAAAATAACTTATGAACAGTTGTCATTTGTGCCACATCAAAATTTGGTTTCCTTGGAACAATTTGAAAGGGTTAATTCCATTATAAATAATAATTCAAAAATAAAAAGAACAAGAAACTTTTACTTATTGTCCAATGGAATTTTATTATGTAGTAATTGTAGTGGAAAAATGAAAGGCCTCAAAAAAGGAATATATAAATGCAATACTTGTAACATTCAATATCCAATAGAAATGGTTCATCAGAAAGTATTTGAATTATTAATGGGAAAGGAAATGGATCTAAACCAAAAAAATTCTTATAGTAATGTGTCAACCCATTATGAAAGAACTTTAGAAAAAAAACAAAAGTTAGAAAAAGCCTTTGCACGGGCAGAAATTACTTTAAAAGCATTTAAATCAAAATTAGAACAAATCCAAATTGAAATAAAAATACTCCATAATTCAAATGAGATGAAAATTAAGGTTGATTATTCTGAGCTAATTCAAAAATCTCAATATAGGCTTCTTTATCAGAAATTAAAGAATGATAATATTCAATTTGAAATTACAGAGGATGGAAAAATATCATCCAAAACCATATAA
- a CDS encoding ABC transporter ATP-binding protein, producing the protein MIKLVNTTKIHQTGESQLIALNKINLKINNGEFIAIMGPSGSGKSSLMNIIGFLDRQFSGSYFLNDILLSMKDENELSFLRNEYIGFVFQNFQLLPRLTAQSNVELPLIYSGVKKTERMGRVKLALEKVGLADKLNHYPSQLSGGQKQRVAIARAMINQPKLLLADEPTGALDSVSGQQIMGLFQKLNEEGTTIILVTHDSKIALYANRVISIKDGSIVEDRWIGK; encoded by the coding sequence ATGATTAAATTGGTAAACACGACAAAGATTCACCAAACTGGTGAATCCCAACTTATAGCTCTCAACAAGATTAACTTAAAAATCAATAATGGTGAGTTCATCGCCATTATGGGTCCATCCGGATCCGGCAAATCTAGTCTTATGAATATCATAGGTTTCTTGGACAGGCAGTTTTCGGGGAGTTATTTCTTAAATGATATTCTTTTATCAATGAAGGATGAGAATGAATTATCCTTCCTTAGAAATGAATATATTGGATTTGTTTTTCAAAATTTCCAACTTCTGCCAAGATTAACAGCCCAGTCAAATGTAGAATTGCCTCTAATCTATTCAGGAGTTAAAAAAACAGAAAGAATGGGGCGTGTAAAATTGGCACTAGAAAAGGTGGGTCTAGCGGATAAACTTAACCACTATCCAAGCCAGCTGTCCGGTGGTCAAAAACAAAGGGTGGCAATCGCAAGAGCTATGATTAATCAACCTAAATTACTATTAGCTGATGAACCAACAGGAGCTTTAGATTCAGTTTCAGGTCAACAAATTATGGGATTGTTTCAAAAGCTAAATGAAGAAGGAACGACCATTATTTTGGTAACGCACGATTCTAAAATTGCATTATATGCAAATCGTGTCATCTCCATTAAGGATGGAAGTATTGTGGAAGATCGGTGGATAGGAAAGTGA
- a CDS encoding transposase: MKLLLTILGIKKDISAIIISEIGVEIWVIFYFPTFSILVVSPGTHENAGKRKRTRTPNGIPHLKSAMYEAVLAVSRCRSRWLATENWAIQEEERKKHPLLYRIECFE, from the coding sequence ATGAAATTACTTCTTACTATTCTAGGAATTAAAAAGGATATCTCAGCTATAATTATTTCGGAAATAGGAGTTGAGATATGGGTAATCTTCTACTTCCCAACATTTAGCATCTTAGTTGTATCACCAGGAACTCATGAAAATGCAGGAAAACGTAAGAGGACTAGAACTCCCAATGGAATTCCTCATTTAAAATCAGCGATGTATGAAGCAGTTTTGGCTGTGTCTAGATGTCGAAGTAGATGGTTAGCCACAGAGAATTGGGCTATTCAAGAAGAGGAACGAAAAAAGCATCCGTTGCTATATCGCATCGAATGCTTCGAATAA
- a CDS encoding efflux RND transporter periplasmic adaptor subunit yields the protein MESKIISKKKSIVIAIAGLILCLFVGVNIYLLNKKETKTTFNVKAYTIIKKNLTDTIVVQGQVSPTSEENIYFDPSKGEIEKIYIKVGQTVKKGENLYKVSNKDLDTQEKQGIISRDKALVQINYYKDRMTNLKIKMNKEKTRSPLVNMDSLDEQLKEFEYQQKLATLDYQVSKETIESIKKKQEDLYIKSSMDGTVTHIEKDPRSNPNMPFINIIDHSSNIEGFLTEFEVVHVKQGQHVELRAKAIANRKWTGKISSVYDTPVHSDVMSSNNQQSSISKYPFTITLTEKDSTLKNGLHMEAEIDIKSINNAIVIPNTSVLEGKNQKDLVIISENNHFKVKKIKTGYRNSEYTEVIKGLQLGQRVIITPSEKLIQKVGAYND from the coding sequence ATGGAGTCAAAAATAATATCAAAGAAGAAGTCTATTGTTATAGCTATAGCCGGTCTAATTTTGTGCCTTTTCGTTGGAGTTAACATTTATCTCCTGAATAAAAAGGAAACAAAAACTACCTTTAACGTTAAGGCCTATACGATTATAAAGAAAAATCTCACGGATACTATTGTGGTGCAGGGACAAGTATCCCCCACAAGTGAGGAAAATATATATTTCGATCCCTCAAAAGGAGAAATTGAAAAAATATATATTAAAGTGGGACAGACCGTTAAGAAAGGTGAAAACCTATACAAAGTCTCCAATAAGGATCTTGATACACAGGAAAAGCAGGGAATAATATCTCGTGATAAAGCATTGGTACAGATCAACTACTACAAAGATCGGATGACTAATTTAAAAATCAAAATGAATAAAGAGAAAACAAGAAGTCCCCTTGTAAATATGGACTCTTTAGATGAACAATTAAAAGAGTTCGAATATCAACAAAAACTTGCTACTCTCGATTATCAGGTAAGCAAGGAAACGATCGAGTCTATTAAAAAGAAACAAGAGGATTTATATATAAAGAGCAGCATGGATGGGACCGTAACACATATTGAGAAAGACCCACGAAGCAATCCAAACATGCCATTCATCAATATAATAGACCATTCATCCAACATAGAGGGATTTTTAACAGAATTTGAAGTAGTGCATGTGAAACAAGGACAGCACGTCGAGTTACGTGCGAAAGCGATAGCAAATCGAAAATGGACTGGAAAGATTTCATCGGTTTATGATACGCCTGTTCATTCTGACGTTATGTCCTCCAATAATCAACAAAGCAGCATATCCAAATATCCCTTTACCATTACGCTAACAGAAAAGGATTCTACTTTGAAAAACGGCCTTCATATGGAGGCAGAGATTGACATTAAATCCATAAACAATGCGATAGTAATACCAAATACTTCAGTTCTCGAAGGAAAGAATCAAAAAGATTTGGTTATTATTTCAGAAAACAATCACTTCAAGGTTAAGAAAATAAAAACAGGATATAGGAACAGCGAATACACTGAAGTCATTAAGGGATTACAGTTAGGACAAAGAGTGATTATTACTCCCTCAGAAAAATTGATCCAAAAAGTGGGTGCCTACAATGATTAA
- a CDS encoding tyrosine-type recombinase/integrase, producing the protein MTLQRNFDLGLYKKKFLRHLRRKNYSLETLVGYEKDLDKFSLFLIEIYQGVILVEEITKNDILDYMDFLKDKEGYKINSISRHLSTLKSFFKFLTQELDFTENPAMKVKTPKSYTPLPQILSFKEVQLLLNETKKYSSFYHVLFSFIYYTGTRITPARTLLVENVNVAEKKVYFPYIKGGKDLHLPLHPILADLLEAHLEKIRHNGSNYVFESPKLQNRPISAGDVRINLRKMSKICGITKRVTPHILRHSVATHLTLLGVDQAFIAAILGHVDLRSTSRYQHLVVDNLRPALEKLH; encoded by the coding sequence ATGACTTTACAACGAAATTTTGATTTAGGGTTGTACAAGAAGAAATTTCTACGTCATCTTCGAAGAAAAAATTATTCTTTAGAAACATTGGTGGGATATGAAAAAGATCTAGATAAATTTAGTCTCTTTTTAATTGAAATTTATCAGGGAGTAATTTTAGTTGAGGAAATAACAAAAAATGATATTTTGGATTACATGGATTTTTTAAAAGATAAGGAAGGTTATAAAATTAATTCTATTTCTAGACATTTATCCACTTTAAAATCATTTTTTAAATTTTTGACACAGGAATTGGATTTTACTGAGAACCCAGCAATGAAGGTCAAAACGCCTAAGAGTTATACACCTTTACCACAAATCCTTAGCTTTAAAGAGGTCCAATTATTATTAAACGAGACTAAAAAATACTCATCTTTTTACCATGTCCTTTTTAGTTTCATTTACTATACTGGTACAAGAATTACGCCAGCAAGAACCTTATTAGTGGAAAATGTTAATGTAGCTGAAAAAAAGGTGTACTTTCCCTATATAAAAGGAGGAAAAGACTTACATCTTCCATTACATCCGATATTAGCAGACCTACTTGAAGCACATTTAGAAAAAATTAGACATAATGGCTCTAATTATGTTTTTGAATCACCTAAATTACAAAACCGCCCTATTAGTGCAGGCGATGTTAGGATTAACCTTAGGAAAATGTCTAAAATTTGTGGAATTACTAAACGGGTAACTCCCCACATCTTAAGGCATTCAGTTGCAACCCATTTAACCTTATTAGGTGTAGACCAAGCATTTATTGCTGCCATATTGGGCCATGTTGACCTACGCTCAACTAGTCGTTATCAGCATTTAGTTGTAGATAATTTAAGACCTGCATTGGAGAAACTACATTGA
- a CDS encoding recombinase family protein produces the protein MDSYPKLTAVSYARKSIKVKGVSIEDSINYQQVEIERYARLNNIEIIKSYHDVGYTGRNTKRPELQEMLYDLRHRKVDVLLMYSVDRFGRDLVNNIEQMLEITRHVKKVVFIAQGFSSDVENFKMFFLLLTGMAQEEWKRLMRGLADGRKAKILNRKQYDGRYPLGYVLAKDGKKIVPATQLNTDDISKQQELHIVQFIFYCYLFNFSLRGIAETLNRKFGATRLEKSWSYKSVRYVLVNKIYSGFLYGTLEGKEKYLFQSENIQPIIDPLIHQLILKRLEFEKPGRKCKNYPFILPNYCLCKKCGGALIRKDEYLSCSSCQKEVRACTIGEKLQKEINNLIQKQTSTSINYNKLEKLYEYKLVKNKRKMQELIEAREEIERGGYFTKSMVKELRLINTNEYCTLQEENLSIEQVLKLLKNDQKHLDNYENPLDDDYLLMLPFIILVDFLSSKIEVVFHKQIFNNEDDFNE, from the coding sequence ATGGATAGTTATCCTAAATTAACTGCGGTCTCTTATGCCAGGAAATCCATTAAGGTAAAAGGGGTATCAATCGAAGATAGTATTAACTATCAACAAGTTGAAATAGAAAGATATGCACGTTTGAATAATATAGAAATTATCAAATCTTACCATGATGTTGGATATACGGGCAGAAATACAAAAAGGCCCGAATTACAAGAAATGCTATATGATTTGAGGCATAGAAAAGTTGATGTTTTACTCATGTACTCTGTAGATCGATTTGGTCGTGATCTTGTAAACAATATCGAACAAATGCTTGAAATTACGCGTCATGTAAAAAAAGTAGTTTTTATAGCTCAGGGTTTTTCTAGTGATGTAGAGAATTTTAAAATGTTCTTTTTGCTGCTAACGGGAATGGCCCAGGAAGAATGGAAAAGGTTAATGCGTGGGCTTGCTGATGGAAGAAAAGCAAAAATTTTGAATCGAAAACAGTATGATGGAAGGTATCCACTAGGCTATGTATTAGCAAAGGATGGAAAGAAAATTGTTCCAGCAACCCAATTAAATACTGATGACATAAGTAAGCAACAGGAACTTCACATTGTTCAATTTATCTTTTATTGCTACTTATTTAACTTCAGTTTAAGAGGAATTGCAGAAACGCTGAACCGAAAGTTTGGAGCGACTAGGTTAGAAAAGAGTTGGTCCTATAAGTCTGTTCGATATGTGCTAGTAAATAAAATTTATAGTGGTTTTCTATATGGAACTCTTGAAGGGAAGGAGAAATATTTATTTCAAAGTGAAAATATCCAGCCTATTATTGATCCATTAATTCATCAATTGATTTTAAAAAGACTAGAATTTGAAAAGCCAGGAAGAAAGTGTAAAAACTATCCCTTTATCCTTCCTAACTATTGTTTATGTAAAAAATGTGGGGGTGCTTTAATTAGGAAAGATGAATATTTATCTTGTTCTAGTTGCCAAAAAGAAGTAAGAGCTTGTACCATTGGTGAAAAGTTACAAAAAGAAATTAATAATTTAATTCAGAAACAAACAAGTACCTCCATTAATTATAATAAATTAGAAAAACTGTATGAATATAAACTGGTAAAAAACAAACGTAAAATGCAGGAATTGATAGAGGCAAGAGAAGAAATAGAAAGAGGAGGTTATTTTACCAAATCAATGGTCAAGGAATTAAGGCTTATAAATACTAATGAATACTGCACTTTACAAGAAGAGAATTTGAGTATTGAACAGGTGTTGAAATTGCTTAAAAATGACCAAAAGCACCTGGATAATTATGAAAATCCATTGGATGATGACTATTTATTGATGCTACCATTCATAATCCTAGTTGATTTCTTGAGTTCTAAGATTGAAGTCGTCTTTCATAAACAAATTTTTAATAATGAGGATGATTTTAATGAATAA
- a CDS encoding DUF4177 domain-containing protein, which yields MKVEYKKIEVRVKDENFEKKLNELGDEDWEVISTSPINVAGSTGSILIILSRKI from the coding sequence GTGAAAGTAGAATATAAGAAAATAGAAGTAAGGGTTAAAGATGAAAATTTCGAGAAGAAACTGAACGAATTGGGAGATGAAGACTGGGAAGTCATATCTACATCCCCTATTAATGTAGCTGGTTCAACGGGATCGATTTTAATCATCTTATCTAGGAAAATCTAA
- a CDS encoding helix-turn-helix transcriptional regulator has protein sequence MELAKTISIEVNNNLGIQSPNALPNKLKQLRRESNLTIQTLAEQLKVSHAFIHFLESGKRGASDETLKRYADFFGCHFEELKELQKVTIIVAEERDNSNIKFPTELVDFTSLLMQFNKEFRSSYINEQIENLRDRFYKSMPSFDLGEVKKLIKKIKEAWFSFKSEVTIFDEKKLVGTLQVPENQIYFSLIIAEKSCTLLLLYEDHRYVDLFKTWLGEENISLIDMAQISHLNEEQKVKKYLWFSTALSIKDQLLYLIENEYVLERVNCRDPQLIRSIKYYLEQTTEVEDAI, from the coding sequence GTGGAGCTAGCAAAAACAATAAGTATTGAGGTGAATAACAATTTGGGAATTCAATCCCCTAATGCCTTGCCAAATAAACTAAAACAATTAAGACGGGAAAGCAATTTAACTATTCAAACGTTGGCCGAACAACTAAAAGTTTCCCATGCGTTTATTCACTTTTTAGAATCAGGCAAGCGCGGTGCATCTGATGAAACACTTAAAAGGTATGCAGACTTCTTTGGCTGTCATTTTGAAGAGTTGAAGGAATTGCAGAAAGTTACAATAATTGTTGCTGAGGAAAGAGACAACTCAAATATAAAGTTCCCAACCGAACTTGTTGATTTCACATCACTTTTAATGCAATTTAATAAAGAATTCAGAAGTAGTTACATCAATGAGCAAATCGAAAACCTACGTGATCGATTTTACAAATCAATGCCTAGTTTTGATTTAGGGGAAGTAAAAAAATTAATAAAGAAAATTAAGGAAGCCTGGTTTTCATTTAAATCAGAAGTAACTATATTCGATGAAAAGAAACTAGTAGGGACACTACAAGTTCCTGAAAATCAAATATACTTTTCCCTAATTATAGCTGAGAAGTCTTGTACCTTGCTTCTACTATATGAGGATCATCGATATGTTGATTTATTTAAGACATGGCTAGGGGAAGAAAACATTTCATTAATTGATATGGCTCAGATTTCTCATCTTAATGAAGAACAAAAAGTTAAAAAATACCTCTGGTTCAGTACTGCACTATCAATCAAAGACCAGTTACTTTACTTAATTGAAAATGAATATGTACTTGAAAGAGTGAATTGCAGAGATCCTCAATTAATTCGTTCCATTAAATATTATCTGGAACAAACCACTGAAGTAGAAGACGCAATATAA
- a CDS encoding helix-turn-helix transcriptional regulator — translation MRTSKAVPKTKIGWFLKEQRELLNFTQAELAAKLGIQPKTYNGYEVGGKTLSKKSLDMVANFYKVENTFLLPLNQKEEKLVEKQRKIKEKRKNTNTNHHSPDTSNIRKESLTHNKPETLIKTKNIESSKDECFKILSLADLIDQLKTIKDKWNTTGKPMLTQQNIGNLILIVKNYEVVVEIDHNFIMLAFINENEFISKMLQEYLGDPFLNIPRIESQNSNRINAGYSIWVNNNFSNTYKLNILFSKKPETLLTIFQDDALTQLFLLNMINT, via the coding sequence TTGCGAACATCTAAAGCAGTTCCAAAAACAAAAATTGGCTGGTTCCTAAAAGAACAAAGGGAACTACTTAATTTCACCCAAGCAGAGCTGGCAGCAAAGCTAGGCATACAACCAAAAACGTATAATGGATATGAAGTAGGAGGGAAAACTCTCTCAAAAAAATCTCTTGATATGGTGGCAAATTTTTATAAAGTAGAAAATACATTTTTATTACCGCTAAATCAAAAAGAAGAAAAATTAGTAGAAAAGCAGAGGAAGATTAAAGAAAAGAGGAAAAACACAAACACTAATCATCACTCCCCGGATACATCTAATATAAGGAAGGAAAGCTTAACCCATAATAAACCTGAAACTCTAATAAAAACAAAAAATATAGAATCGTCTAAAGATGAGTGTTTTAAAATACTTTCTCTTGCTGATCTAATTGATCAATTGAAAACTATTAAAGACAAATGGAATACTACAGGTAAACCGATGTTAACGCAACAGAACATTGGGAATTTAATACTTATTGTAAAGAACTACGAAGTTGTTGTCGAAATTGACCACAATTTTATTATGCTTGCTTTTATTAATGAAAACGAATTTATTTCTAAAATGTTACAGGAATATTTAGGTGATCCATTCCTAAATATTCCTCGAATTGAGTCACAAAACTCCAATAGAATAAATGCTGGTTATTCTATTTGGGTCAATAATAATTTTTCAAACACTTATAAACTTAACATTCTATTTTCAAAAAAACCTGAAACCCTCCTAACTATCTTCCAAGATGATGCCTTAACACAATTATTTTTATTAAATATGATAAATACCTAA